The window CCGGCGCGCTGCCGCACCAGATCGAGGAAGTCCGTGACCCGCCGCAGCGCCTCCCCTTGCGCGGGCCTGCCGTCGAGTGTCACCTCGTCGGCCTCCGCGGCGGTGAGCCGGACCGAGGTCGTCGTCGGGAAGACGTCCAGCGTCATCGACAGGCTGTCGGTGTACGGCAGAACGAGCCGCTCGTCGCGCTTGCCCCAGTACTTGACGAGGGCGATGTTCGGATGGGCCACGGCGGTCGCGGCGTCGGATACGTCAACGGGCATGTCCGCTGAACCTCTCGATCGGCACGACCCAGGTCCGTACCGCCCCGGCCGCGCCGAGCCGCCGCTCGGTCTCCCGCGCCCGTTCCGCCGATCCGGCCAGGGCGATCATGCAGCCGCCCAGACCACCACCGCTGATCTTGGCGCCGAGGGCACCCGCCGAGAGGGCCGCCTCCACCAGGCCGTCGATCCGGTCCGTGCTCAGTCCCGCCCCGGCGAGCAGGGCGTGACAGTCCGTCAGCCGCCCGCCGAAGGCCTCGGCGCGCCCCGCGGCGAGGTCGCGTACGGCGGCCGTGGTCAGTTCCGTGGCCCGGCCGACGAAGTCCGCTCGCGTCTCCGGATCGCGTTCGAAGGCGCGCCGCAGCATTTCGACGCCGTCCTTCGTCCGGCCGGCGACGCCGCTGTCCGCGACGACGACGGCACCGTCGAACCCGATCCGCGGTTCCCGGGCGAAACCGCCGGACAGCAGGACGGGGAACGGCGAGCCGGTGGCGAGCGTGTCGATGCCGCTCGCCCTGCCGTGGGTGACGTTCTCCGCGATCTGTACGAGATCGAAGACGGTCCCGGAGTCGAGGCTGACCCCGACGAGGTCGGCCAGCGCCAGGACGACGGCCTGGGCGCATGCCGCGCTGGAGCCGAGCCCCCGGCCGGTGGGGATGGCGCAGTCGATGAGCACGTCGATGTGCGGGCTGCCGGTGCGGCCGGTCGTCTCCTTGAACTCCGCGACCAGACGCCGCAGTCCCTCGGACGCCTCCATCGCGACCGGTCCGGACTGCCCCGCCATCGTGAAGGTGACGTCGCCCGGCTCGGCGGAGGGGTGCGAGGACTGCGCGGCGCTCGCCGTGACCGTCAGTTCCGGGATGGGAAGCGCGAGCGCCGGGGCGCCGTAGACGACCGAGTGCTCCCCCAGCAGAATCACCTTTCCGTGGGCGCATCCGATGCCGAACGGTCGGCTTTTTGAGTTGCCCGGCGTTCCCTGTGCCGAAGTCGGCATGGTCAACGCGCTCAACCCCCTTTGTCTGTTCCGGCGTTGTCTGATCCAGCGTCTTCTTTTTCGGTAATTGCTCGCGATGTCCGGCGGGTTCACCAGGTTCGCTCGGTCGCCCGGACGGCCAGGTCGGCCAGCCGGTCCCGCACCTGCTCGACGGCGTCGCTCGACCTCAGTGCGGCAAGCGCCCGTTCGGTGCGGCGGGCGATGTCCTCCTCGACGAGGTCCACCGCGCCCACCTCGATCAACAGGGCGCGGATCGCGTCGAGTTCGTCCTCGTCGAAGTCGGTGCCGACCTTCGCGCGCAGGAGTCCGGCCCCGGCCGGATCGCACCGGTCCGCGCGCCGCAGCGCCTCCGCGAGCAGCACCGTCCGCTTGCCCTCGCGCAGATCGTCGCCGGAGGGTTTGCCGGTCACCTCGGGGTCGCCGAAGACGCCCAGCAGGTCGTCGCGGAGTTGGAAGGCGATGCCGATGTCGACGCCGAAGGCGCGGTAGGCGGAGACCAGACGGTCATCCGCGCCGGCGATGGCGCCGCCGAAGTGCAGCGGCCGTTCCACCGTGTACGAGGCCGTCTTGTACCGGTCGATGCGCAGCGCCGACGCCATGCCCTCGTCTCCGCTCGCCTCGGCGGTGAGGTCGAGCAGCTGCCCGCACAGGACTTCGGTGCGCATCGCGGACCAGACGGGCCCGAGGCGGGCCTGGGCCCCCGCCGGCAGTCCGGAGCCGCGCACCATGTCGTCGGCCCAGGCCAGGGCGAGGTCCCCGACCAGGATCGCGGTGCCGGTGCCGAAGTCCGCCGGGTCGCCGGACCAGCCCCGCGCCCGGTGCCGGTCGGCGAAGGCGATGTGGGCCGCGGGGTGGCCGCGGCGGGTCGGGGAGGCGTCGATGATGTCGTCGTGGATCAGCGCGGAGGCGTGCAGCAGCTCCAGGGCCGCGCAGGCGCGGGCGACCGGCACCGCGGCCGGCCCGTCCGCGTCGCCCCCGGCGCCCAGCCAGCCCAGCCAGGCGAAGGCCGGTCGTACCCGCTTGCCGCCGCGCAGCACATAGCCCGCCAGTTCCGCGACCGCGTCGGCGACGCTTTCCCCGATCGCGTCGGCGTCGCCGCGGCGGTGGTTGAGGAAGTGCCGCAGCTCCGTGTCGAAGACTTCGGTGCTCAGAGCCGTCTCGGCGTGTCCGACGACCACGGCGTCAGCGCTCCCCGAGGACGAACAGCGCGAGTGCCACGTTGGTGAAGCCCAGCACCACGCCGTGGTACGGCAGGGAGAGGGCGTGCTTGCGGACCGTGTCGAGCGCGGAGTCGAAGGACCCACTGGTGCCCCGCGTGATCATCCACATGAACCGCTGGCTCACCAGCCAGACCACGAGGTAGAGGATCAGCCCCCAGGTGAAGCCGAACTCCAGCCAGGCCCCGCCGAGCACCAGCAGCGCGCCGAGGGCGAGCATCGTGGACTGCACCCGCATCGCCTTGTTGATGCCGAGGGCGAGGACGTAGGTGCGGATGCCGAACTGCTGGTCCTCCAGGTAGTCCTCGGCGTGGTTGGTGACGAACGTCCCGGTCAGCGTGAGCGAGAGGCCGATGACGATCAGCACGCTGCCCCATTCGAGACCGTGCTCGAAGGAGCGCAGCGCGAACAGACCGGGGATGAACACGCACCCGAACTGCAAGGTGGGCAGCTGCCACAGGCCGGCGCTCTTGAGGTGCAGCGGCGGCAGCGAGTACTGGACGCCGATCAGCCAGCCGGCGAACGCGATGGCGATCAGGTCCCAGTGCCCGGTGCGGGCGGCGAGGAAGACGGACGCGGCGAAGTACAGGAAGGTCGTGACGGCGATGTGCGCGATGACCTTGCGTACGCCGAGGCCGTAGATGGCCCGTGGTTGCCGGGACTTGTAGGTGGCGTCCAGCTCGCGGTCGGCGAGGGCGTTGAGCATGTCGGCCATTTCCATGTGCGTGACACAGAACAGGAAGGCCACGATCGCGTTGACCGACGCGAATTCGCCCCAGGTGTGGGCGCCCAGCACGGTCGGTACGAGGCCGATGACGATGTGGATCGGCAGGAACTCGATACGGCGTATGACGAGGGCGTACTTCAGGCGCGTGCCCAGCGGGGCAGGCTCGGGGGGTACGCCACGGGAGTCGGTGAAGACCTCGGTGAGTCTCGCACCCAGGGTGGTGGCGCTGGTGCTGGACATGGGTCCGTCCTTTTCTGCGTCCGGCTTGTCTGTCTGCGTGTCTCGCTCGTGCCGCCCCGGTGGCTAGCGCCGTTCGACGGAGGCCTGGTAGTCGTCGGTGATGGAGCGCAGTTCGGTGGACACATCGCCGTCCAGGCGGTCGGCGAGGGCGCGTTCGGAGCGGTCCATCTTCCGGCCGGCCTGCACGATCGCGGTGGTGACCGGCCGGCGCGCGTCCTCGTACCGGCGCAGCGCGGCCACCGGGTCGTCGCCCTCGGCGAGTTCGGCGGCCAGGGCGACGCCGTCGATGACGGCCTGGCTCGCGCCGTTCGCGCCGATCGGGTACATCGGGTGCGCGGCGTCGCCGAGCAGGGTGACCCGGTGCTCGCCCCAGGAGGGCAGCGGATCGCGGTCCACCATCGGGTAGTGCAGGATCCGCGGGCTCGCCGCGAGCGTGGCGCGGATGTCCAGCCAGTCGAACTCCCAGTCCGCGAAGTGCGGCAGCAGGTCCTCCAACCTCCCGGGGCCGACACCGAAGGCGCCGTCGCTGCCGGGTTCGGACGCCAGGCACACCCAGTTGAGCAGCACCGTGCCACGCTCGGCGTGCGGGCGGGAGCAGGGGTAGGCCACGATCCGGGAGGCCCGCTCGTCGGCGGCGATGATCATCGTGCGTCCGTCGATGAACTCGGGCAGCTCGGTCAGCCCGCGCCACATCCGTACCGAGGTCGTGCGCAACGGCGGTTCGGCGGGATGTAGTTGGGCCCGTGCCACCGAGTGCAGTCCGTCCGCACCGATCAGCACGCCGGCCTCGGTCGTCGTCGCTTCACCGGACGGTGTGCGCAGGTGCACGTCCACCCGGTCGCGGGCGGGCTCGAACCCTCGCACCTCGGCCCCGGTGCGGATGGCGTCCGGGCCGAGGCGCTCGTGTACGGCGGCGAGCAGCAGGAGTTGCAACTCGCCGCGGTGGATGGAGTACTGAGGTGCCGGATGACCGGCCGGCAGGCCCCTGGGCTCGGCCCACAGGGTGGCGCCGCGCTGGTTGAGGTAGCGGTGCTCGCGGGTGGGGATGCCGGTGGCCGCGAGGGCGTCACCGAGGCCGAGCCCGATGAGCTCGGCCACCGCTGCGGGCTGGATGTTGATCCCGACTCCGAGCGGCTGGATCTCCGACGCGCTCTCCAGGACGGTGGCGGTCAGTCCGCGGGCGTGCAGGGCCAGGGCGGCGGTGAGCCCTCCGATGCCGGCGCCGGCAATCACGATGCCGGACGGGGCTGCCTTGGTCATGGCGGCTGTCACCTTTCTGCGCAGGTGAGTGCGCGGGGTGGGTCAGTCGGCGGCGGTCACCGAGACCACCGAGTACATTCCCGGCGCGGGCTTGCCGAGGCCGGCCGCGCGCTGGGCGTATTCCTGGGCGACCGGGTCGGCGAGCGTGGCCTGGACGGCGTCGGGGCCGGTCCACTGGGCGTAGTTCACGACCCGGCCGCCGTCCTTGGCGGCGAGGATGTGCGCCGACACAAAGCCGGGGCGGTGCCGGAAGAACTTGTCGAGGCCCTCGCCCAGCAGGGCGACGAGTTCGTCCTGCTTCCCCGGCTCCACTTCGAAGACGTTGATCACGGTGACGAGATTGTCGTTCGCGCGAATTGTGGTTTCACTCATGCTGCCGAAACTAACGGCCCCCAAATGGCCCCGGCAATATATGCGTTGACTCACGGGAATGCGCGCGCAATGACCATCGAGGGGTAATTCAATTCCCGGTGGAGGTGTGTCGGACGGCGGTCAGGGAGGGCCGGTCGTCCAGGTGGAAGCCCTCGTAGCCGGCCGCGGTGATCTCGCGCAGCCGCTGCCGGTAGGCGCCGATGCCACCGAAGTAGAACAGCGTGCGCGGTTTGCGGCCGGGTATGTTCGAGCCGAAGATCCACGAGTCGGTCTGCGCGAAGAGGCTGTGCTCGGCCATCGCCCGGCACATACCGGTCCACTCCTCCTCGGCGGCGGCCGTCGCCT of the Streptomyces sp. NBC_00287 genome contains:
- the mvk gene encoding mevalonate kinase, whose protein sequence is MILLGEHSVVYGAPALALPIPELTVTASAAQSSHPSAEPGDVTFTMAGQSGPVAMEASEGLRRLVAEFKETTGRTGSPHIDVLIDCAIPTGRGLGSSAACAQAVVLALADLVGVSLDSGTVFDLVQIAENVTHGRASGIDTLATGSPFPVLLSGGFAREPRIGFDGAVVVADSGVAGRTKDGVEMLRRAFERDPETRADFVGRATELTTAAVRDLAAGRAEAFGGRLTDCHALLAGAGLSTDRIDGLVEAALSAGALGAKISGGGLGGCMIALAGSAERARETERRLGAAGAVRTWVVPIERFSGHAR
- a CDS encoding polyprenyl synthetase family protein; this encodes MVVGHAETALSTEVFDTELRHFLNHRRGDADAIGESVADAVAELAGYVLRGGKRVRPAFAWLGWLGAGGDADGPAAVPVARACAALELLHASALIHDDIIDASPTRRGHPAAHIAFADRHRARGWSGDPADFGTGTAILVGDLALAWADDMVRGSGLPAGAQARLGPVWSAMRTEVLCGQLLDLTAEASGDEGMASALRIDRYKTASYTVERPLHFGGAIAGADDRLVSAYRAFGVDIGIAFQLRDDLLGVFGDPEVTGKPSGDDLREGKRTVLLAEALRRADRCDPAGAGLLRAKVGTDFDEDELDAIRALLIEVGAVDLVEEDIARRTERALAALRSSDAVEQVRDRLADLAVRATERTW
- a CDS encoding UbiA family prenyltransferase translates to MSSTSATTLGARLTEVFTDSRGVPPEPAPLGTRLKYALVIRRIEFLPIHIVIGLVPTVLGAHTWGEFASVNAIVAFLFCVTHMEMADMLNALADRELDATYKSRQPRAIYGLGVRKVIAHIAVTTFLYFAASVFLAARTGHWDLIAIAFAGWLIGVQYSLPPLHLKSAGLWQLPTLQFGCVFIPGLFALRSFEHGLEWGSVLIVIGLSLTLTGTFVTNHAEDYLEDQQFGIRTYVLALGINKAMRVQSTMLALGALLVLGGAWLEFGFTWGLILYLVVWLVSQRFMWMITRGTSGSFDSALDTVRKHALSLPYHGVVLGFTNVALALFVLGER
- a CDS encoding FAD-dependent monooxygenase, with the protein product MTKAAPSGIVIAGAGIGGLTAALALHARGLTATVLESASEIQPLGVGINIQPAAVAELIGLGLGDALAATGIPTREHRYLNQRGATLWAEPRGLPAGHPAPQYSIHRGELQLLLLAAVHERLGPDAIRTGAEVRGFEPARDRVDVHLRTPSGEATTTEAGVLIGADGLHSVARAQLHPAEPPLRTTSVRMWRGLTELPEFIDGRTMIIAADERASRIVAYPCSRPHAERGTVLLNWVCLASEPGSDGAFGVGPGRLEDLLPHFADWEFDWLDIRATLAASPRILHYPMVDRDPLPSWGEHRVTLLGDAAHPMYPIGANGASQAVIDGVALAAELAEGDDPVAALRRYEDARRPVTTAIVQAGRKMDRSERALADRLDGDVSTELRSITDDYQASVERR
- a CDS encoding putative quinol monooxygenase, which produces MSETTIRANDNLVTVINVFEVEPGKQDELVALLGEGLDKFFRHRPGFVSAHILAAKDGGRVVNYAQWTGPDAVQATLADPVAQEYAQRAAGLGKPAPGMYSVVSVTAAD